A single genomic interval of Hevea brasiliensis isolate MT/VB/25A 57/8 chromosome 4, ASM3005281v1, whole genome shotgun sequence harbors:
- the LOC131179345 gene encoding uncharacterized protein LOC131179345, which translates to MDDLADGVPRFLKVAAIEESKDLATYSFDELMGSLQSHEARLNRANEKNDEKAFQVMGESFKQQDDSRKALTRGRGRGGYRGRGGGRGGRGRGKIGGQDEQGPTTERQKNYKSNI; encoded by the exons ATGGATGACCTTGCCGACGGCGTTCCAAGGTTCCTCAAAG TGGCAGCTATTGAGGAGTCGAAAGACTTGGCTACTTACTCGTTTGATGAACTAATGGGATCTTTACAATCCCATGAGGCAAGGTTGAACAGGGCAAATGAAAAGAATGATGAAAAGGCTTTTCAAGTGATGGGGGAGTCATTTAAACAACAAGATGACTCAAGGAAGGCATTAACCAGAGGACGTGGTAGAGGAGGATATCGCGGCAGAGGTGGTGGCAGaggtggtagaggtagaggcaaaaTTGGTGGACAAGATGAGCAAGGGCCAACAACAGAGAGGCAGAAAAATTACAAGAGCAATATCTAG